One genomic region from Aliarcobacter cryaerophilus ATCC 43158 encodes:
- a CDS encoding 7-carboxy-7-deazaguanine synthase QueE: MLEINEIFGPTIQGEGKLIGSPSIFIRFGKCNFKCVGFNVEYETPSGKKKCACDSYYAVDIEFKDSWKSYDNHLDIVNEVDKLLENYSYKNIVDIVITGGEPLLYWNNKEFQNLIKHYINKNHKLTIETNASLNIDFQEEYQKNILFSMSVKLSNSLEPLKKRVNKISLTKILKNSKESYLKFVIGDDFLENAINEIEDILKDIPKCEVYLMPLGDNSKTIDDNSKEVVNLAIKYGFKYSDRLHIRLWDNKRGV, encoded by the coding sequence ATGCTAGAGATTAATGAAATTTTTGGACCTACAATTCAAGGAGAAGGCAAATTAATTGGATCTCCTTCAATTTTTATTAGGTTTGGAAAATGTAACTTTAAATGTGTTGGATTTAATGTAGAGTATGAAACTCCAAGTGGTAAAAAAAAGTGTGCTTGTGACTCTTATTATGCTGTTGATATAGAGTTTAAAGATAGTTGGAAAAGTTATGATAATCATCTTGATATAGTAAATGAAGTTGATAAACTTCTTGAAAATTATAGCTATAAAAATATAGTCGATATTGTAATAACAGGTGGGGAACCGCTTTTATATTGGAATAATAAAGAGTTTCAAAATTTAATAAAACATTATATTAATAAAAATCATAAACTTACAATCGAAACAAATGCCTCTTTAAATATAGATTTTCAAGAAGAGTATCAAAAAAATATTCTATTTTCAATGAGTGTAAAACTAAGCAACTCTTTAGAACCACTAAAAAAAAGAGTAAATAAAATTAGTTTAACAAAAATTTTAAAAAATTCAAAAGAGTCTTATCTTAAATTTGTAATTGGTGATGATTTTTTAGAAAATGCCATAAATGAAATTGAAGATATATTAAAAGATATTCCAAAGTGTGAAGTCTATTTAATGCCTCTTGGAGATAATTCAAAAACTATTGATGATAACTCAAAAGAGGTTGTAAATCTAGCAATTAAATATGGATTTAAATACTCCGACAGATTACATATTAGATTATGGGACAATAAAAGAGGAGTTTAA
- a CDS encoding phenylalanine--tRNA ligase subunit alpha, producing the protein MELWIKKIESASTLEELESLRVDTLGKKGVLTIEFAKMKDIPADDKKSFAENLNRQKEQITKALDSKKSELEIIALDKKLQFEKIDVTKFNNELSCGAAHPVAETMNRIINYFLNLNFTVEEGPLVEDDFHNFQALNLPEYHPARDMADTFYNKDYTLLRTHTSPVQIRTMLSQKAPIRMIAPGTVFRRDFDITHTPMFHQIEALVVDDADKISFANLKHVLVEFLQHMFGEVEVRFRPSYFPFTEPSAEVDISCVFCKGNGCRVCSQTGWLEVLGCGVVDQNVFDAVGYENKSGYAFGLGIERFAMLIHSIGDLRSLFESDTRLLGQFK; encoded by the coding sequence TTGGAACTTTGGATAAAGAAAATCGAATCTGCTTCAACACTTGAAGAACTGGAGAGTTTAAGAGTTGATACCCTTGGAAAAAAGGGAGTTTTGACTATAGAATTTGCAAAAATGAAAGATATTCCTGCTGATGATAAAAAATCATTTGCAGAAAATCTAAATAGACAAAAAGAGCAAATAACAAAGGCTTTAGATAGCAAAAAATCAGAGCTAGAAATAATTGCTTTGGATAAAAAATTACAATTTGAAAAAATTGATGTTACAAAGTTTAATAACGAACTTAGCTGTGGTGCTGCTCACCCAGTTGCAGAAACTATGAATAGAATTATTAACTACTTTTTGAACCTTAATTTTACAGTTGAAGAAGGTCCGCTAGTTGAAGATGACTTTCATAACTTCCAAGCACTAAATCTTCCTGAATATCATCCAGCACGTGATATGGCTGATACTTTTTATAACAAAGATTATACACTTCTAAGAACTCATACTTCACCTGTTCAAATAAGAACAATGTTAAGCCAAAAAGCTCCTATTAGAATGATTGCACCAGGAACTGTTTTTAGAAGAGATTTTGATATTACTCACACTCCAATGTTTCATCAAATTGAAGCTTTAGTTGTAGATGATGCTGATAAAATCTCATTTGCAAACTTAAAACATGTTTTAGTTGAGTTTTTACAGCACATGTTTGGAGAAGTTGAAGTTAGATTTAGACCTTCATATTTCCCATTTACAGAACCATCAGCTGAAGTTGATATTTCATGTGTATTTTGTAAAGGAAATGGTTGTCGTGTATGCTCGCAAACAGGTTGGCTTGAAGTTTTAGGATGTGGAGTTGTAGATCAAAATGTTTTTGATGCAGTTGGATATGAAAATAAATCAGGTTATGCATTTGGTTTAGGAATAGAAAGATTTGCTATGCTAATTCATAGTATTGGTGATTTAAGATCTCTATTTGAAAGTGATACAAGACTATTAGGACAATTTAAATGA
- a CDS encoding beta-ketoacyl-ACP synthase II, whose translation MKRVVITGLGTINSTGHSVNESFDAVVNGVCGIDKITLFDTTDFSVQIAGEVKNFDPETVMDKKEVKKADRFIQLGIKAALEAMIDSGFVTSENKKVDDSIANRFGIISGSGIGGLSTIQRNSTICDTKGSRKISPFFIPSSLANMLSGFISIEHNLKGPSLGHVTACAASTHALNDAMKTIVLGGADRILVVGAESAVCGAGVGGFAAMKALSTRNDDPKKASRPFDIDRDGFVMGEGAGALVVETLDSALARNAKIYCEIIGFGESGDANHITSPVMDGPLRAMRAAFEMAKDLTGEYPKIDYINTHGTSTPVGDKNETAAIKELFNGKENCPPVSSTKGQIGHCLGAAGAIEAIIAIKALNEGIIPPTINVENQDPECDLDVVPNVARKVDLTTVMSNNFGFGGTNGSVIFKKFTK comes from the coding sequence ATGAAAAGAGTTGTTATTACAGGATTAGGTACTATAAATTCTACTGGACATAGTGTAAACGAATCTTTTGATGCCGTTGTAAACGGTGTTTGCGGGATTGATAAAATTACACTGTTTGATACAACTGATTTTTCAGTGCAAATTGCAGGTGAGGTGAAAAATTTCGACCCAGAAACTGTTATGGATAAAAAAGAGGTGAAAAAAGCTGATAGATTTATTCAATTAGGTATAAAAGCGGCTTTAGAGGCTATGATTGATAGCGGTTTTGTTACAAGTGAAAATAAAAAAGTAGATGATTCTATAGCAAATAGATTTGGAATAATCTCAGGTTCTGGAATTGGTGGATTAAGTACAATTCAAAGAAATTCTACTATTTGTGATACAAAAGGTTCAAGAAAAATATCTCCATTTTTCATACCATCATCTTTAGCAAATATGCTAAGTGGATTTATATCTATTGAGCATAACTTAAAAGGTCCATCTTTGGGTCATGTTACTGCTTGTGCTGCTTCAACTCATGCATTAAATGACGCTATGAAAACAATAGTTTTAGGTGGTGCCGATAGAATTTTAGTTGTTGGTGCTGAAAGTGCCGTTTGTGGTGCTGGGGTTGGTGGATTTGCTGCTATGAAAGCACTATCTACTAGAAATGATGATCCTAAAAAAGCTTCAAGACCTTTTGATATAGATAGAGATGGTTTTGTAATGGGAGAGGGTGCTGGTGCTTTAGTTGTTGAAACTCTTGATAGTGCATTAGCAAGAAATGCAAAAATTTATTGTGAGATTATTGGATTTGGAGAAAGTGGTGATGCAAATCATATCACTTCACCTGTAATGGATGGTCCATTAAGAGCTATGAGAGCTGCATTTGAAATGGCAAAAGATTTAACTGGAGAATATCCAAAAATTGACTATATAAATACTCATGGAACTTCAACTCCAGTTGGAGATAAAAATGAGACAGCTGCAATCAAAGAACTTTTTAATGGAAAAGAAAATTGTCCTCCTGTGTCATCTACAAAAGGTCAAATTGGTCACTGTTTAGGTGCTGCTGGAGCGATTGAAGCGATTATTGCAATCAAAGCTTTAAATGAAGGTATTATTCCTCCTACAATAAATGTTGAAAATCAAGATCCAGAATGTGATTTGGATGTTGTTCCAAATGTTGCTAGAAAAGTTGATTTAACAACTGTTATGAGTAACAATTTTGGTTTTGGTGGAACAAACGGTTCAGTAATTTTTAAAAAATTTACAAAATAA
- the fabG gene encoding 3-oxoacyl-ACP reductase FabG, translating into MKFSGKNVLITGASKGIGAEIAKNLASYGLKVWINYRSKIEEAEAIKEQIEKSGGTAAIIKADVSVEEQFIAAIKTIIESDGELAYLVNNAGITKDKLALKMSVEDFTSVIDANLTSAFIGCREFFKQRGKKGFGSVVNISSIVGEMGNPGQANYSASKGGLNAMTKSFAKEAASRNIRYNAITPGFIQTDMTDLLKAEVKADYEKNIPLSRFGNPSEIADAVAFLLSDHSSYITGEILKVNGGLYV; encoded by the coding sequence ATGAAATTTAGTGGAAAAAATGTTTTAATAACAGGAGCTAGTAAAGGTATAGGAGCAGAAATTGCAAAAAATCTAGCAAGTTATGGTTTAAAAGTTTGGATAAACTATAGAAGTAAGATTGAAGAAGCAGAAGCTATAAAAGAACAAATTGAGAAATCTGGAGGAACAGCAGCAATTATAAAAGCTGATGTATCAGTAGAAGAACAATTTATAGCAGCTATTAAAACAATAATTGAAAGTGATGGAGAGTTAGCATATTTAGTAAACAATGCTGGAATTACAAAAGATAAACTAGCTCTTAAAATGAGTGTTGAAGATTTTACATCTGTAATTGATGCAAATCTTACTTCAGCATTTATTGGTTGTAGAGAATTTTTTAAACAAAGAGGAAAAAAAGGCTTTGGTTCTGTTGTAAATATATCTTCAATTGTTGGTGAGATGGGAAATCCTGGTCAAGCAAACTATAGTGCTAGTAAAGGTGGATTAAATGCTATGACAAAATCATTTGCAAAAGAAGCTGCAAGTAGAAATATAAGATACAATGCTATAACTCCAGGATTTATTCAAACTGATATGACAGATTTATTAAAAGCTGAAGTCAAAGCTGATTACGAAAAAAATATTCCTCTTTCAAGATTTGGAAATCCAAGTGAAATAGCTGATGCAGTAGCATTTTTATTAAGTGACCACTCATCTTATATTACAGGTGAAATACTAAAAGTAAATGGTGGATTATACGTTTAA
- a CDS encoding histidine triad nucleotide-binding protein, translated as MCIFCKIVNKEIPSNIVLEDDNFLAFHDINPTRKVHVLVIPKSHYDSFEDAPSDIMCDLSNFIKKVTKELQIDKSGYRMITNIGNDGGQEVPHLHFHLIGGEKVGRLVRDKNDL; from the coding sequence ATGTGCATTTTTTGCAAAATTGTAAATAAAGAGATACCTAGCAATATTGTATTAGAAGATGATAATTTTTTGGCTTTTCATGATATAAACCCTACAAGAAAGGTGCATGTTTTGGTTATTCCGAAATCTCATTATGATTCATTTGAAGATGCTCCATCTGATATTATGTGTGATTTAAGTAACTTTATAAAAAAAGTTACAAAAGAGTTACAAATAGATAAAAGTGGATATAGAATGATTACAAATATTGGAAATGATGGAGGACAAGAAGTTCCACATTTACATTTTCATTTGATTGGCGGTGAAAAAGTTGGAAGATTAGTTCGAGACAAAAATGATTTATAA
- a CDS encoding 6-carboxytetrahydropterin synthase has protein sequence MWEISKEFDFCYGHRVWSQSLNVEFSLDSCLMCRHLHGHQGKTIVYLKSDNLKSGMVTDFKHLNWFKKFLDDVIDHKFIIDINDPLFSTLIPNVDKKDLISFKEDYKTVDLKNFRNELLELYESYIIVDFVPTSENISAWLLKIVQNKMDKLNIKVSKIEFLETPKSKSTFYARD, from the coding sequence ATGTGGGAAATTTCAAAAGAGTTTGATTTTTGTTATGGACATAGAGTTTGGTCACAATCATTAAATGTTGAATTTTCACTTGATAGCTGTCTTATGTGTAGGCATCTTCACGGTCATCAAGGAAAAACAATTGTATATTTAAAATCTGATAACTTAAAAAGTGGAATGGTTACAGATTTTAAACACTTAAATTGGTTTAAAAAGTTTTTAGATGATGTAATTGATCACAAATTTATTATTGATATAAATGATCCACTTTTTTCAACACTTATTCCAAATGTAGATAAAAAAGATTTGATTAGCTTTAAAGAAGATTACAAAACAGTAGATCTCAAAAATTTTAGAAATGAACTGCTAGAGCTTTATGAGAGTTATATTATTGTAGATTTTGTCCCAACTAGTGAGAATATTTCAGCTTGGCTTTTAAAAATTGTTCAAAATAAAATGGATAAATTAAATATAAAAGTATCAAAAATAGAGTTTTTGGAAACTCCAAAAAGTAAAAGTACTTTTTATGCTAGAGATTAA
- the queC gene encoding 7-cyano-7-deazaguanine synthase QueC produces the protein MNKDFNKKAVVILSGGMDSTLSSYIAKNSGYELIAVHFNYGQRTQDRELKAFREICKELNVLNKYEIDIPFFTQIGASALTDKNIDVPVDGVEKGSVPITYVPFRNGIFLSIASAIAEKEDANAMYIGVVQEDSSGYPDCSDSFIQNMQKAINEGTKEDTKIEIITPLVHLSKAEIVTEAIKLNVPLQLTWSCYKEEIEACGVCDSCRLRLNGFKEANQKDLIPYKES, from the coding sequence ATGAATAAAGATTTTAATAAAAAAGCAGTGGTAATATTAAGCGGTGGAATGGATTCTACTTTAAGCTCTTATATCGCGAAAAACAGTGGTTATGAACTAATAGCCGTTCACTTTAACTATGGACAAAGAACTCAAGATAGAGAGTTGAAGGCATTTAGAGAAATTTGTAAAGAGTTAAATGTTTTAAATAAATATGAGATAGATATTCCATTTTTTACCCAAATTGGAGCTAGTGCTTTAACTGACAAAAACATAGATGTTCCAGTAGATGGTGTTGAAAAAGGTAGTGTACCTATAACTTATGTTCCTTTTAGAAATGGTATTTTTTTAAGTATTGCAAGTGCAATTGCTGAAAAAGAGGATGCAAACGCTATGTATATTGGAGTTGTACAAGAAGATAGTTCAGGTTATCCAGATTGTAGCGATAGTTTTATTCAAAATATGCAAAAAGCTATAAATGAAGGTACAAAAGAGGATACAAAAATAGAGATTATAACTCCTCTTGTTCATTTAAGTAAAGCTGAAATTGTAACAGAAGCAATAAAATTAAATGTTCCATTACAACTTACTTGGTCTTGCTATAAAGAGGAGATTGAAGCTTGTGGAGTTTGTGACTCTTGTAGGCTTAGATTAAATGGATTTAAAGAAGCAAATCAAAAAGATTTAATACCTTACAAGGAGAGTTGA
- a CDS encoding 16S rRNA (uracil(1498)-N(3))-methyltransferase, which yields MQFIYDKNSKNEQLKIEDENYNYIIKARRHKLDDILDFRNLEDNFLYSYKISQIDKKSLFLNLIKKEQKIIENSKKIHLAWCIVDSKTIYENISSLNELGVDKITFVYSDFSQKNFKVNFEKLEKILINSSSQCGRSSIVKFDLCKNIDTFIKDNPDTYFLDFSQTSIESKVIDIKTLMIGTEGGFSKRERELFNKDFIVGFSSNLILKSQTAIISATSKIIL from the coding sequence ATGCAGTTTATATATGACAAAAATTCTAAAAATGAACAACTAAAAATTGAAGATGAAAATTATAACTATATAATAAAAGCAAGACGACATAAGCTTGATGATATTTTAGATTTTAGGAATTTAGAAGATAATTTTTTGTATTCATATAAAATATCTCAAATCGATAAAAAGAGTTTATTTTTAAATCTTATAAAAAAAGAGCAAAAAATTATTGAAAATAGTAAGAAAATTCATCTTGCTTGGTGTATTGTTGATTCAAAAACTATTTATGAAAATATCTCTAGTTTAAATGAACTAGGAGTTGATAAAATCACTTTTGTTTATAGTGATTTTTCACAAAAGAATTTTAAAGTAAATTTTGAAAAATTAGAAAAGATATTGATAAACTCATCATCTCAATGTGGAAGAAGTAGTATTGTAAAATTTGATCTTTGTAAAAATATTGATACTTTTATAAAAGATAATCCAGATACATATTTTTTAGATTTCTCCCAAACTTCTATAGAGAGTAAAGTAATAGATATTAAGACTTTAATGATTGGAACAGAGGGTGGGTTTTCAAAAAGAGAGAGAGAACTTTTTAATAAAGATTTCATTGTTGGTTTCAGTTCAAACCTTATTTTAAAATCACAAACAGCTATAATATCTGCTACTTCTAAAATAATCTTATAA
- the accA gene encoding acetyl-CoA carboxylase carboxyl transferase subunit alpha, producing the protein MATYLEFEEKIKKIEEDIIIAKTKADEPAVEILNKKLDKEVEKTFKNLNDYQKLQLARHPDRPYALDYINAILSNAYEIHGDRHFVDDNAIVCYFGFIGTQKTLIIGEQKGRGTKEKLKRNFGMPSPEGYRKALRAAMIAEKFQIPILMLVDTPGAYPGLGAEERNQSEAIAKNLYEFANLTTPTVSVVIGEGGSGGALAISIADKLAMMRYSVYAVISPEGCSAILWNDPSKVETAAQALKITAENLKQQNLIDDVVNEPLIGAHRNKDDAYMALKEYFLNSVEELKKLTPQERQEKKYQKIMSLGSFSE; encoded by the coding sequence TTGGCTACTTACTTAGAATTTGAAGAAAAAATAAAAAAAATTGAAGAAGATATAATAATTGCAAAAACAAAAGCAGATGAACCTGCTGTTGAAATATTAAATAAAAAATTAGATAAAGAAGTTGAAAAAACTTTCAAAAATTTAAATGACTATCAAAAACTTCAACTAGCACGACATCCAGACCGTCCTTATGCACTTGATTATATTAATGCTATTTTATCAAATGCTTATGAAATTCATGGAGATAGACACTTCGTAGATGATAATGCAATTGTTTGTTATTTTGGTTTTATTGGAACTCAAAAAACTTTAATAATTGGTGAACAAAAAGGTAGAGGAACAAAAGAGAAACTAAAAAGAAACTTTGGAATGCCTAGCCCTGAAGGTTATAGAAAAGCATTAAGAGCAGCCATGATAGCAGAAAAATTTCAAATCCCGATTCTTATGTTAGTTGATACTCCAGGTGCATATCCAGGACTTGGGGCTGAAGAGAGAAATCAAAGTGAAGCAATTGCAAAAAATCTTTATGAATTTGCAAACCTTACAACTCCAACTGTTTCAGTTGTAATTGGAGAAGGTGGAAGTGGTGGAGCTTTGGCTATATCTATTGCTGATAAACTTGCCATGATGAGATATTCTGTATACGCTGTTATTTCACCTGAGGGATGTAGTGCTATTTTATGGAATGACCCATCAAAAGTTGAAACAGCAGCTCAAGCACTTAAAATTACAGCTGAAAATTTAAAGCAACAAAATCTAATAGATGATGTTGTAAATGAGCCTTTAATTGGTGCTCATAGAAATAAAGATGATGCATATATGGCTTTAAAAGAGTATTTTTTAAACTCTGTTGAAGAGCTTAAAAAACTAACTCCACAAGAAAGACAAGAGAAAAAATATCAAAAAATTATGAGTTTAGGATCTTTTTCTGAGTAA
- the acpP gene encoding acyl carrier protein has translation MALLDDVKAVVVDQLDCDPAEVKEDSKFIEDLGADSLDVVELVMALEEKFDIEIPDEEAEKILTVGDAISYIENNK, from the coding sequence ATGGCATTATTAGATGATGTAAAAGCTGTTGTTGTTGATCAATTAGATTGCGATCCAGCTGAAGTTAAAGAAGATTCAAAGTTCATTGAAGACTTAGGAGCAGATTCACTAGATGTTGTGGAGCTTGTAATGGCTTTAGAAGAGAAATTTGATATCGAAATCCCTGATGAAGAAGCTGAAAAAATATTAACTGTTGGTGATGCAATATCATACATTGAAAACAATAAATAG
- the pheT gene encoding phenylalanine--tRNA ligase subunit beta, which translates to MIITRRWLEEFINISNISTDEICKTLNSIGLEVDSVEKNSIASKVVVAKVLSKEKHPDADKLNVCQVDLGDEVTQIVCGASNVEAGQTVAVATIGAILGDDFKIKAAKLRGVESNGMICSSTELGLPKLNDGIMVLDNSIGELILGKELKDYPILNDDIIEIGLTPNRGDCLSILGVARELAAFYDLPLIELDKNINDHELSIGQIFEINSSNIDTFLAYKAIDFSDFKLDLVTNLRVALIGKFKENSNIKNSLFYATHCVGVILNAYPREDFVLKNELSVLDLRKNEKGFDCSYSSTNCLSQICIEQKDFSENSSDFLLEASYINPEVISKRVFDAKIKTGDIFYKASRGSNPDLNYGVNYFSSFASKMGATIYSGAKEFLEDIEKITLSISVKNINSIIGQNIEKIEIERILTSLEFEIKESVDDILLIKVPHYRHDIKNIADIAEEVIRMVGIDNIISKPLAIDEVNRVNKTSLDLQKKNKLRYKAIENGFFETLTYVFSSKENLEKYGFKTVKDELDIINPIVKELNTYRTTLLLNIVEACSNNFKIGARSASFFEIGTIFDENRVESKKIAFVHSGASSLEDVSNAGKPKNIDFFSFAKKVLNTIGEFELEPMTNIDNKFIHPYQSANILIDGKISGFISKLHPSVAAHFDLSDTFFAQIDFDSLEDSLIKASSYSKFQASRKDLSIIAPKTLEFKEIKKVINSLNNNLIKQYNLIDIYSDDKLGENESLTIRFTLQSDDKTLEDEDINQVINSILDALKEKLNITLR; encoded by the coding sequence ATGATAATTACAAGAAGATGGCTAGAAGAGTTTATAAATATATCAAATATAAGCACAGATGAAATTTGCAAAACATTAAATAGCATTGGTTTAGAAGTTGATAGTGTAGAAAAAAATAGTATTGCTTCAAAAGTTGTTGTTGCAAAAGTTTTAAGCAAAGAGAAACATCCAGATGCCGATAAATTAAATGTTTGTCAAGTTGATTTAGGAGATGAAGTTACTCAAATTGTTTGTGGAGCATCAAATGTAGAAGCTGGACAAACTGTTGCAGTTGCTACTATTGGAGCTATTTTAGGAGATGACTTTAAAATAAAGGCAGCCAAACTAAGAGGAGTAGAATCAAATGGAATGATATGCTCTTCAACAGAATTAGGACTTCCAAAATTAAATGATGGAATTATGGTTTTAGATAACTCTATAGGAGAGCTTATTTTAGGAAAAGAGTTAAAAGATTACCCTATTTTAAATGATGATATTATAGAAATTGGTCTTACTCCAAATAGAGGTGATTGCTTAAGTATTTTAGGAGTTGCTAGAGAGTTAGCAGCTTTTTATGATTTACCTTTGATAGAATTAGATAAAAATATAAATGATCACGAGCTTAGTATTGGTCAAATATTTGAGATAAATAGTTCAAACATTGACACTTTTTTAGCATACAAAGCAATAGATTTTTCAGATTTCAAACTAGATTTAGTAACAAATCTAAGAGTAGCTTTAATTGGTAAGTTTAAAGAAAATAGTAATATTAAGAACTCACTTTTCTATGCAACTCACTGCGTTGGTGTTATTTTAAATGCTTATCCTAGAGAAGATTTTGTTTTGAAAAATGAACTTAGTGTTTTGGATTTAAGAAAAAATGAAAAAGGATTTGATTGCTCTTATTCAAGTACAAACTGTCTAAGTCAAATCTGTATAGAACAAAAAGATTTTAGTGAAAATTCAAGTGATTTTTTACTTGAAGCATCTTATATAAATCCTGAAGTTATATCAAAAAGAGTTTTTGATGCAAAGATAAAAACAGGTGATATATTTTACAAAGCATCAAGAGGTAGTAACCCTGATTTAAATTATGGAGTTAATTATTTTTCTAGTTTTGCTTCTAAAATGGGAGCGACTATATACTCTGGAGCAAAAGAGTTTTTAGAAGATATTGAAAAAATAACTCTTAGTATTAGTGTAAAAAATATAAACTCTATTATTGGACAAAATATAGAAAAAATTGAGATAGAGAGAATTTTAACTTCTTTAGAATTTGAAATAAAAGAGTCTGTTGATGATATTTTATTGATTAAAGTTCCACATTATAGACATGATATTAAAAATATTGCTGATATTGCTGAAGAAGTTATAAGAATGGTTGGGATTGATAATATTATTTCAAAACCTTTGGCTATTGATGAAGTAAATAGAGTAAACAAAACTAGTTTAGATTTACAAAAAAAGAATAAATTAAGATACAAAGCTATCGAAAATGGATTTTTTGAAACACTAACATATGTTTTTTCTTCAAAAGAAAATTTAGAAAAATATGGTTTTAAAACTGTAAAAGATGAGCTAGATATTATTAATCCTATTGTTAAAGAGTTAAATACTTACAGAACTACACTACTTTTAAATATTGTTGAAGCTTGTTCAAATAATTTCAAAATAGGTGCAAGAAGTGCTAGTTTTTTTGAAATTGGAACTATTTTTGATGAAAATAGAGTTGAAAGTAAAAAGATTGCATTTGTTCATAGTGGAGCTTCATCGCTAGAAGATGTAAGCAATGCTGGAAAACCAAAAAATATAGATTTCTTCTCATTTGCAAAAAAAGTTTTAAATACTATTGGTGAGTTTGAGCTTGAACCTATGACAAATATTGATAATAAATTTATTCATCCATATCAAAGTGCAAATATTTTAATAGATGGAAAAATATCAGGATTTATCTCTAAACTTCACCCAAGTGTTGCCGCTCATTTTGATTTAAGTGACACTTTTTTTGCACAAATAGATTTTGATAGTTTAGAAGATAGTCTAATAAAAGCATCTTCTTACTCTAAGTTTCAAGCTTCAAGAAAAGATTTAAGCATAATTGCTCCAAAAACTTTAGAGTTTAAAGAGATTAAAAAAGTTATAAATTCACTAAATAATAACCTGATTAAACAATATAACTTAATCGATATATATAGTGATGATAAACTTGGGGAAAATGAGAGTTTAACTATTAGATTTACTCTTCAAAGTGATGACAAAACACTTGAAGATGAAGATATAAATCAAGTTATAAACTCAATTTTAGATGCTTTAAAAGAGAAATTAAATATTACTTTAAGATAA